Proteins from a genomic interval of Treponema succinifaciens DSM 2489:
- a CDS encoding amino acid ABC transporter ATP-binding protein, whose product MATTNSEIIKVENLKKNFSGLEVLKGVSFSLHKGEVLGIIGPSGSGKSTLLRCVCQLEKITDGSISICGQNMVTDGVYVDKKTLRKIGLNVGLVFQNFNLFPHFSVLKNITEAQRVVLGKEKSEAEETAISLLKKMNLEQKASCYPCELSGGQQQRVSIARALALKPEVLFFDEPTSALDPELTGEILAVIRELAEEKMTMVVVTHEMSFARDTSDTIIFMDGGVIVEQGKEVIENPREERTKLFLKRFNEK is encoded by the coding sequence TTGGCTACTACAAATAGTGAAATTATAAAAGTTGAAAATCTGAAAAAAAATTTTAGCGGACTAGAAGTTTTAAAGGGCGTTTCATTTTCTTTGCACAAGGGCGAAGTTCTTGGAATAATCGGTCCGAGCGGAAGCGGAAAGTCCACATTGCTTCGTTGTGTCTGTCAGCTTGAAAAAATTACGGACGGTTCAATTTCTATTTGCGGACAAAACATGGTTACGGACGGCGTTTATGTCGATAAAAAAACTTTGAGAAAAATCGGCTTGAACGTTGGACTTGTGTTTCAGAATTTCAATCTTTTTCCACATTTTTCAGTTTTAAAGAATATTACTGAGGCGCAGAGAGTTGTCCTTGGAAAAGAAAAGTCCGAAGCGGAAGAAACTGCGATTTCACTTTTGAAAAAAATGAATCTTGAGCAGAAAGCGTCGTGTTATCCTTGCGAACTTTCTGGCGGACAGCAGCAGCGTGTTTCTATTGCGCGCGCATTGGCACTTAAGCCTGAAGTTTTGTTTTTTGACGAGCCTACATCTGCTTTAGATCCTGAGCTTACTGGAGAAATTCTTGCTGTAATCCGTGAACTTGCCGAGGAAAAAATGACAATGGTTGTTGTTACTCATGAAATGTCTTTTGCCCGGGACACAAGCGACACAATTATTTTTATGGACGGCGGAGTTATTGTTGAGCAGGGAAAAGAAGTCATTGAAAATCCAAGGGAAGAACGCACAAAGCTTTTCTTGAAGCGTTTTAATGAAAAATAA
- a CDS encoding putative manganese-dependent inorganic diphosphatase yields MTNKVYIIGHRNPDTDSVVAAAAYARLKHLLGKKEYIAARAGKLAPQTEYIFKRFKVEPPEYIPDLIPKTEYYMSGEYSSVDQDVPLWNAVDKMISTNSSVLPIVNVDGTYQGLLNYNAFALNSFKILSPKKDDIFLTSIKLIEKTLGAVPIVEFNADDYFKCSLMVGDDDADSFKSLLSEHKSENIVVITGDREDIQKMSIEAKVRAVIVTKDYVIKKELRELARENKVSIISGHDSTVATAMLVEYSSPVSSMADTKILPVKASDTVQKIRAQLAQSPTRCLPVVDDDFKVIGIISESDLLHEANIQVILVDHNEPQQAVEGIENYIIKEIIDHHKINTFATRIPINFINKAVGSTSTIIANLYRENRISIPKDMASILLCGILSDTLILQSATTTEYDVLTAEYLSNITELDIKTLGNDIIKSGSHIDGRSAEEVVHQDMKEYSENKFKYSVSQIEVDSTREIVERKKEFLDCLEQERKSKGALFSALLVTDITKLSSIMFLASDPKFEAVINFPKRDEHIYYMKDIVSRKKQLIPLLSELTAKVN; encoded by the coding sequence ATGACAAATAAAGTTTACATAATCGGACACAGAAATCCCGATACTGATTCAGTTGTTGCAGCTGCTGCTTATGCAAGGCTCAAGCATCTTCTTGGAAAAAAAGAATACATTGCTGCCCGCGCTGGAAAATTAGCTCCGCAGACAGAATATATTTTCAAGAGATTTAAAGTTGAGCCGCCTGAATATATTCCGGATTTGATTCCTAAAACTGAATATTACATGAGCGGAGAATATTCTTCTGTAGATCAGGATGTTCCGCTTTGGAATGCTGTGGACAAAATGATAAGCACAAATTCTTCTGTTCTTCCGATTGTCAATGTGGACGGAACTTATCAAGGACTTTTGAATTACAATGCGTTTGCCTTGAATTCATTTAAAATTCTAAGTCCGAAAAAAGATGACATTTTTTTAACAAGCATAAAGCTTATAGAAAAAACTTTGGGCGCAGTTCCGATTGTGGAATTTAACGCTGACGATTATTTTAAATGTTCTTTGATGGTTGGCGATGACGATGCTGATTCTTTTAAGAGCCTTCTTTCTGAGCACAAAAGTGAAAACATTGTTGTTATTACAGGCGACCGTGAAGATATTCAGAAAATGTCAATTGAAGCAAAAGTGCGCGCGGTAATTGTTACAAAAGATTACGTTATAAAAAAAGAGCTTAGAGAACTTGCCCGCGAAAATAAAGTTTCAATTATTTCCGGCCATGATAGCACTGTTGCAACCGCGATGCTTGTAGAATATTCATCTCCTGTAAGTTCTATGGCTGACACAAAAATTCTTCCAGTGAAGGCAAGCGATACAGTGCAAAAAATCCGCGCCCAGCTTGCGCAAAGTCCCACCAGATGCTTGCCTGTTGTTGACGATGATTTTAAAGTTATCGGAATAATCAGTGAAAGCGATTTGCTGCACGAAGCGAATATTCAAGTTATTTTGGTTGATCACAATGAGCCGCAGCAGGCAGTTGAGGGAATTGAAAATTATATAATTAAGGAAATTATTGACCACCACAAAATAAATACGTTTGCAACCCGGATTCCAATTAATTTTATAAACAAGGCTGTCGGCTCAACAAGCACGATTATTGCGAATCTTTACCGCGAAAACAGAATTTCAATTCCGAAAGACATGGCTTCAATTCTTTTATGCGGAATTCTTAGCGACACTTTGATTCTTCAGTCTGCGACGACAACCGAATATGATGTTCTTACCGCTGAATATTTGAGCAACATTACCGAGCTTGACATAAAAACTTTGGGAAACGACATTATAAAAAGTGGAAGCCACATAGACGGACGTTCCGCGGAAGAAGTTGTGCATCAGGATATGAAAGAATATTCTGAAAACAAATTCAAATATTCTGTGAGCCAGATAGAAGTTGACAGCACTCGTGAAATTGTTGAGCGCAAAAAAGAATTCCTTGATTGCCTTGAACAGGAACGAAAGTCGAAAGGAGCTTTATTCAGCGCGCTTCTTGTAACGGACATAACAAAATTGAGCTCGATAATGTTTTTGGCAAGCGATCCAAAATTTGAAGCCGTCATAAATTTCCCGAAACGTGATGAGCATATTTATTATATGAAAGATATTGTTTCGAGAAAAAAACAGCTGATTCCTTTGCTTTCTGAATTGACTGCAAAAGTGAATTAA
- a CDS encoding Hpt domain-containing protein has protein sequence MDLINELKNLGADMDSALERFMGNSQLLEMMLKKFPDSIEQNSGIEQDIASGNLSNAISKSHTLKGNAGNLSVTPLYKSYTEITDFLRQGKIPEAKAKLQEILPVQNKIVETIKKYL, from the coding sequence GTGGATTTGATAAATGAATTGAAAAATCTTGGCGCCGACATGGACTCTGCGCTTGAACGGTTTATGGGCAACAGCCAGCTTTTGGAAATGATGCTGAAAAAATTTCCAGATTCAATTGAACAGAACAGCGGAATTGAGCAAGACATCGCAAGTGGAAATCTTAGCAATGCAATTTCCAAGTCGCACACATTAAAAGGAAACGCAGGAAATCTTTCTGTAACTCCGCTTTACAAATCTTACACTGAAATTACAGACTTTCTGCGCCAAGGAAAAATTCCAGAAGCAAAAGCAAAGCTTCAGGAAATTCTTCCGGTTCAGAATAAAATCGTAGAAACAATAAAAAAATATCTGTAG
- a CDS encoding ATP-binding cassette domain-containing protein — MIEVENVSKLFGNFRAVDGISFSIQTGEIVGLLGPNGAGKTTTMRMISGFLEPDSGTVKIDGLDVLKNPVETKRKIGYMPESAPMYSDMIVADYLKYIAEIEGRNPAEKCRELAEVCGLKEVMHKNIGELSRGNRQRVGLAHALMGNPEILILDEPTSGLDPNQVLEVRNLIKQIGKTHTVIISTHILSEVEMLCGRVIIISGGKKVADSPTEELREHFGNSSEVQICVSGASTEEAEKIFRGINGVSKIHSSLNDGKIEFRISAEKNIEVRPELAKACVQNGLELFEMQQKKNSLEDVFRSLTSAHDSENGVYDKNEEK, encoded by the coding sequence ATGATTGAAGTTGAAAATGTGTCTAAACTGTTTGGAAATTTCCGGGCGGTGGACGGCATAAGTTTTTCTATTCAGACTGGGGAAATCGTGGGGCTGCTTGGTCCGAACGGAGCTGGAAAAACAACAACGATGCGAATGATTTCCGGTTTTCTTGAGCCTGATTCTGGAACTGTAAAAATTGACGGACTTGATGTTTTAAAAAATCCAGTTGAGACAAAAAGAAAAATTGGATATATGCCTGAAAGCGCGCCGATGTATTCCGACATGATTGTTGCCGATTATTTAAAATACATTGCTGAAATTGAAGGCCGGAATCCTGCTGAAAAATGCCGTGAGCTTGCCGAAGTCTGCGGACTAAAAGAAGTGATGCACAAAAATATTGGAGAGCTTAGCCGCGGAAACAGACAGCGCGTAGGTCTTGCCCATGCTCTTATGGGAAATCCTGAAATTCTTATTCTTGATGAGCCGACAAGCGGACTTGACCCGAATCAGGTTTTGGAAGTGCGCAATTTGATTAAGCAAATCGGAAAAACTCACACTGTAATTATTTCGACTCATATTCTTAGCGAAGTTGAAATGCTTTGCGGCAGAGTTATTATTATTTCCGGCGGAAAAAAAGTTGCCGACAGTCCGACAGAAGAGCTTCGTGAGCATTTTGGAAATTCGTCTGAAGTCCAGATTTGTGTTTCCGGGGCTTCCACAGAAGAGGCTGAAAAAATATTCCGCGGCATAAATGGCGTTTCAAAAATTCATTCAAGTTTAAATGATGGGAAAATTGAATTTAGAATTTCAGCTGAAAAAAACATTGAAGTTAGACCAGAACTTGCAAAGGCTTGCGTGCAGAACGGCTTGGAGCTTTTTGAAATGCAGCAGAAAAAGAACAGTCTTGAAGATGTGTTTAGAAGTTTAACTTCTGCACATGATTCTGAAAATGGAGTGTATGATAAAAATGAAGAAAAATAA
- a CDS encoding ABC-2 transporter permease, whose product MKKNKSWIVIMKRELCSYFTSPVAYIVGALFLLFSGFLFFSTFFLVNRPELRNFFELLPILFSFFIPAMTMRIFSEEKKSGTMETLVTLPVTNFDIVAGKYLATFVSSIALLIPTFFYVAACAIFASSRIDFGPIVGGYLGAVLLASAFCAIGIFASSVTKNQIIAFFLAFAICIFLTMITVFSVLLPGILVGLASFISSTSHFMSISRGIIDSRDILYFVSLTAVFVSLTVCVISNQRKG is encoded by the coding sequence ATGAAGAAAAATAAATCTTGGATAGTCATTATGAAACGGGAACTCTGCTCGTATTTTACAAGTCCTGTTGCTTACATTGTTGGCGCGTTGTTTCTTTTGTTCAGCGGATTTTTATTTTTTTCCACATTCTTTTTGGTGAATCGTCCTGAACTTAGAAATTTTTTTGAGTTGCTTCCTATATTGTTCAGTTTTTTTATTCCGGCTATGACGATGCGAATTTTCAGCGAGGAAAAAAAGAGCGGAACAATGGAAACTTTGGTTACGCTGCCTGTTACAAATTTCGACATTGTTGCAGGAAAATATCTTGCAACTTTTGTTTCTAGCATTGCGCTTTTGATTCCGACTTTTTTTTATGTTGCAGCTTGCGCAATTTTTGCATCTTCGCGGATTGATTTTGGTCCTATTGTCGGCGGATATTTGGGAGCTGTGCTTTTGGCTTCGGCTTTTTGTGCGATTGGAATTTTTGCTTCGTCTGTTACAAAAAATCAGATTATTGCATTTTTCCTTGCGTTTGCGATTTGCATTTTCCTTACGATGATTACAGTTTTTTCTGTTTTGCTTCCGGGAATTTTAGTTGGACTTGCTTCGTTCATTTCTTCCACGAGCCACTTTATGTCAATTTCGAGAGGCATAATTGATTCGCGTGATATTTTGTATTTTGTTTCTTTGACAGCAGTTTTTGTTTCTTTGACAGTCTGCGTAATTTCAAATCAAAGGAAAGGTTGA
- a CDS encoding Gldg family protein, with protein sequence MKKENKFISWIKNPSADIWLFIVAVVLLNLVASRAFFRIDLTESKSYSLSSSSKEVVKSLEEPLNVKVFFSANLPSPYSNVDQYVKDILTEYGNSANKNFSCEFFDMEDYDNQRIARGYGLNQIQIRELKNNEVGLKNVFMGIVLSYADQIEKIDGISSSDGLEYKITSAIGKIISSTNILAGLSDNVKVSLYKSESLEQFNIADFEKIDDEVGKAFSAANKKFKGRLDFKSENPDSETSLALGKKYGIQSVSWKNPDGKIEYGTIGLVVEYGQKVQVVPLRLTNAIFQYVVSGLGDLEENIEECVKTVVSKTDVIAYVTGHGEHSLEDKNDSMYLKTLLADTYDLQEVNLLENEIPISAQSLIVNGPKEKFSDAELYKIDQFVLRGGNAIFFVDSIDEIMPYGEMAYYSQPEYVPVENGLEKLFDSYGIKVGSEYVMDEKCFSQLTQQYGKLDFYYTPLIQKNCLDQKNLISKNLGNIFFPQTFEIDISGAKENKDAKVSVIAKTSEKSWTVPVAENFVLSPMSIFPPKEEDKFSSKNVAVLLEGKFKSAFEKSPLESDSENVLAAKNHLDSSIQSSKIFIASTSCIATAKFGLLQEDSQTPNSYFVRNAVDYMNGKEDFCSMRTKNLSLNTLKMSSGKFALAVKYFNQVGLAVLVALGGLCVFVLRRQHREKIRMAYDPEDPRQKQ encoded by the coding sequence ATGAAAAAGGAAAATAAATTTATTTCATGGATAAAAAATCCTTCCGCGGACATCTGGCTTTTTATAGTTGCCGTTGTTCTTTTAAATCTCGTTGCTTCCCGTGCTTTTTTTAGAATTGACTTGACGGAATCAAAATCATATTCACTTTCATCTTCGAGCAAGGAAGTTGTAAAAAGCCTTGAGGAGCCTCTGAATGTAAAAGTTTTCTTTTCTGCAAATCTTCCGTCGCCTTATTCTAATGTTGACCAATATGTAAAAGATATTTTGACTGAATACGGAAATTCCGCGAACAAAAATTTCAGCTGCGAATTTTTTGACATGGAAGATTACGACAACCAGAGAATTGCAAGAGGCTATGGACTGAATCAAATTCAAATCCGCGAGCTAAAGAATAATGAAGTCGGCTTGAAAAATGTGTTCATGGGAATTGTTCTTTCTTATGCGGACCAGATAGAAAAAATTGACGGCATTTCTTCAAGCGATGGATTGGAATATAAAATTACTTCCGCCATTGGAAAAATTATTTCCAGCACAAATATTCTTGCGGGACTTTCTGACAATGTAAAAGTTTCGCTTTACAAATCTGAATCGCTTGAGCAGTTTAATATTGCTGACTTTGAAAAAATTGACGATGAAGTTGGCAAGGCATTTTCTGCGGCGAATAAAAAATTTAAAGGCCGGCTTGATTTTAAATCTGAAAATCCTGACTCTGAAACTTCTCTTGCGCTCGGAAAAAAATATGGAATCCAGTCAGTGTCTTGGAAAAATCCCGATGGAAAAATTGAATACGGAACAATCGGGCTTGTTGTTGAGTACGGCCAAAAAGTTCAAGTTGTTCCGCTTAGACTTACGAATGCAATTTTTCAGTATGTTGTTTCGGGGCTTGGCGACTTGGAAGAAAATATTGAAGAGTGCGTGAAAACTGTTGTTTCAAAAACTGATGTGATTGCTTATGTTACGGGACACGGCGAGCATTCCCTTGAGGATAAAAACGATTCAATGTATTTGAAAACCCTTCTTGCCGACACTTATGATTTGCAGGAAGTAAATCTTCTGGAAAATGAAATTCCGATTTCTGCGCAGTCGTTGATTGTAAACGGTCCTAAAGAAAAATTTTCAGATGCTGAGCTTTATAAAATTGATCAGTTTGTTTTGCGCGGCGGAAACGCAATTTTCTTTGTTGATTCAATTGACGAGATTATGCCTTATGGCGAAATGGCTTATTACAGCCAGCCTGAATATGTTCCTGTTGAAAACGGACTTGAAAAACTTTTTGACAGCTACGGAATAAAAGTCGGCAGTGAATATGTTATGGACGAAAAATGTTTTTCCCAGCTAACCCAGCAGTATGGAAAACTTGACTTTTACTATACGCCTCTGATTCAGAAAAATTGCCTTGACCAGAAAAATCTTATATCAAAAAATCTTGGCAATATTTTCTTTCCGCAGACTTTTGAAATTGATATTTCTGGCGCAAAAGAAAACAAAGATGCAAAAGTTTCTGTCATTGCAAAAACTTCTGAAAAATCCTGGACTGTTCCTGTCGCAGAAAATTTTGTTTTAAGTCCTATGTCAATTTTCCCTCCGAAAGAAGAAGATAAGTTCAGTTCTAAAAATGTTGCAGTTTTACTTGAAGGAAAATTTAAAAGCGCGTTTGAAAAATCTCCTCTTGAAAGTGATTCTGAAAATGTCTTGGCTGCAAAAAATCATTTGGACTCAAGCATTCAAAGTTCCAAAATATTTATTGCTTCTACATCTTGCATTGCAACCGCAAAGTTTGGTCTGCTTCAGGAAGATTCACAAACTCCAAATTCATATTTTGTCCGCAATGCAGTTGACTACATGAACGGCAAAGAAGATTTTTGCTCAATGCGCACAAAGAACCTTTCGCTTAACACGCTCAAAATGTCTTCTGGAAAATTTGCGCTTGCAGTGAAATATTTTAATCAGGTTGGGCTTGCAGTTCTTGTAGCCTTGGGCGGACTTTGCGTGTTTGTTCTGCGCCGCCAGCACCGTGAAAAAATTCGAATGGCTTACGACCCGGAAGATCCACGGCAAAAACAATAA
- a CDS encoding DUF4340 domain-containing protein, protein MKNIYTRKIVLLSSIAVLLVIYILQISFLGRSKVKTVYTNEEIDSVEITKNGGHILSLKKENEKWLVENFPAMENRANRIVNSVNEIKILSTVSYDLSDLERYGLTDENAVKVVASSGGKILRTLYVGKDSVAGSQCYVRLDDEKKIYLAQGSLKSTFEVSVDEIKEKPKTENSQEAEAE, encoded by the coding sequence ATGAAAAATATTTACACAAGAAAAATAGTTCTTCTTTCATCGATTGCAGTTCTGCTCGTGATTTACATTCTGCAGATTTCTTTTTTGGGCAGATCGAAAGTAAAGACCGTTTACACAAATGAAGAAATTGATTCTGTTGAAATAACAAAAAACGGCGGACACATTCTTTCTCTTAAAAAAGAAAATGAAAAATGGCTTGTTGAAAATTTTCCTGCCATGGAAAACCGCGCGAACAGAATTGTGAATTCAGTTAACGAAATAAAAATTCTTTCAACAGTGTCTTATGATTTAAGCGACTTGGAACGCTACGGCTTGACTGATGAGAATGCTGTAAAAGTTGTGGCTTCTTCCGGCGGAAAAATTTTGCGCACTTTGTATGTGGGCAAAGACTCTGTTGCAGGAAGCCAGTGCTACGTGCGCCTCGATGACGAAAAGAAAATTTATCTTGCGCAAGGTTCATTGAAGTCAACTTTTGAAGTTTCCGTTGACGAAATAAAAGAAAAGCCCAAGACGGAAAATTCGCAAGAGGCAGAAGCTGAATAA
- a CDS encoding pseudouridine synthase, translating to MDGLFKERLDTVFIRRGISTHRRVRRLLQKHNVCVNGTRVLESGFGLNLATDELSIDGIKKNLAPDIYLMMNKKSGTICSTKDDGLYKTVYSFIPQKYFYYAKENSLQKIHTVGRLDTDTEGLLIFTTNGDFSHSLANPLFHVKKTYYVELEKSEPEEQRKFLEKKFSEGFFIPPEKNEREFISRPAILEWNSANSCRLTITEGKFHQVKRMFSAQGNKVIFLKRISIGSLALDEKLAPGDSRELSSEELSLLFK from the coding sequence ATGGACGGACTTTTTAAGGAACGGCTGGACACGGTTTTTATCCGGCGTGGAATCAGCACACACAGAAGAGTGCGCAGGCTTTTGCAGAAGCACAATGTATGCGTAAACGGCACAAGAGTTCTTGAAAGCGGATTCGGGTTGAACTTGGCAACGGATGAACTTTCCATAGACGGAATCAAAAAAAATCTTGCACCGGATATATATCTTATGATGAACAAAAAGTCTGGAACCATCTGCTCCACAAAAGACGATGGGCTTTACAAAACGGTCTACAGCTTTATTCCGCAAAAATATTTTTACTATGCAAAAGAAAATTCGCTGCAAAAAATTCACACGGTTGGACGGCTGGACACAGACACGGAAGGTCTTTTGATTTTTACAACGAACGGGGACTTTTCGCACAGCCTTGCAAATCCGCTTTTCCATGTAAAAAAAACTTACTACGTTGAGCTTGAAAAAAGTGAACCAGAAGAGCAAAGAAAATTCCTTGAAAAAAAATTCAGCGAAGGATTTTTTATTCCGCCTGAAAAAAATGAAAGGGAATTTATTTCAAGGCCGGCAATTTTGGAATGGAACAGCGCAAACTCCTGCCGCCTCACAATAACAGAAGGAAAATTTCATCAAGTAAAGCGGATGTTCAGCGCACAAGGAAACAAAGTTATCTTCTTAAAAAGAATTTCAATCGGAAGCCTTGCGCTGGATGAAAAGCTTGCGCCGGGAGACAGCAGAGAACTTTCAAGTGAAGAACTTTCCCTGCTGTTCAAGTGA
- the polA gene encoding DNA polymerase I: MAEEKTEDKTVYILDSYGLIYRAYFALLNHPLTNPGGDNISALVIFFKNLKALISKYNPCYLAAAFDSRVKTFRHELYAEYKANRAKTPEDLHAQVPWIEEILEALEIPVLRYDGFEADDIIATVAKKCAQENRPCRILSGDKDLLQLVTDSCLEMQPDRANGGWEVIGAQEVLEKWGIPPEKILDYLSLVGDASDNVPGVKGVGDKTAIKLLTQYGTLDEIYAHASEIKGALGEKIRNDKDNAYFSKKLITLRYDVPVEIDFESFCTKNINFKSGAEVLEKYGAYAIAKSFASETAAEIHSEEKLTLQEEPEEKKVLSVKQNEGDYKPCTNLDELKSFAQSILESAEKIVAFDTETDSLNTHEANLVGFSLSVEKGKGIYVPVILSGGMFAPETISKKDCLAVLEKLFAEKELTLVMHNGKFDLEVLAANGMSAKTECKIFDTMIAAWLLNPAASGKSPYSLEFLAETKLGLKGIEFKDIVQKNQTFADVPLEKAFKYGAEDSDFTLQLYYLLKDEIKKSNLEKLFYEMEMKVLPILVSMEIQGIHLDKKKLNEYKDELAVLISEKEKEIYKEAGCEFNIASPKQLQEILFEKRNLPHGKKTKTGYSTDTAVLEELVFSTNDPLPKMILDYRSYTKLQSTYVEALPLLADKNGRIHTSFLQTGTATGRLSSRDPNLQNIPVRDESGRRIRSAFTAVPGTVLISADYSQIELVVLAHLSGDKNLCSAFINGIDVHKSTAALIYGISPEQVKPEQRRFAKTVNFGVMYGMSAFRLANELNISRTEAKNFIDQYFSTYSDVKKFLDETKRMARENGYVETITGRRRYIPEIKSSSKIVLQGAERIAINTPIQGSAADIVKTAMIKVQAALEKSGTGAKMLLQVHDELIFECPEDNAGNAISIIQREMENAVQLKIPLRVSVERGKNWGEFH, translated from the coding sequence ATGGCAGAAGAAAAAACTGAAGATAAGACTGTATATATTCTTGATTCCTACGGCTTGATTTACAGGGCGTACTTTGCGCTTTTGAATCATCCTCTTACAAATCCCGGCGGAGACAATATAAGCGCGCTGGTTATTTTCTTTAAAAATCTGAAGGCGCTTATTTCAAAATACAATCCGTGCTATCTTGCTGCGGCGTTCGATTCGCGTGTCAAGACTTTCCGGCATGAGCTTTACGCGGAATACAAGGCCAACCGTGCCAAGACTCCAGAAGATTTGCACGCTCAGGTTCCTTGGATAGAAGAAATTCTTGAGGCGTTGGAAATTCCTGTTTTGCGCTACGATGGATTTGAAGCTGATGATATTATTGCGACTGTTGCAAAAAAATGCGCGCAGGAAAACCGGCCGTGCAGAATTCTTAGCGGCGACAAGGATTTGCTTCAGCTTGTTACGGACTCTTGCTTGGAAATGCAGCCGGACAGAGCCAATGGAGGCTGGGAAGTTATCGGCGCGCAGGAGGTTCTTGAAAAGTGGGGAATTCCGCCTGAAAAAATTCTTGACTACCTTTCGCTTGTGGGCGATGCTTCTGACAATGTTCCGGGCGTGAAGGGCGTGGGCGACAAGACTGCTATAAAACTTTTGACCCAGTACGGAACTCTCGATGAGATTTATGCTCATGCTTCTGAAATAAAAGGCGCGCTTGGAGAAAAAATCAGGAACGACAAGGACAACGCTTATTTTTCAAAGAAGCTTATAACTTTAAGATACGATGTTCCTGTTGAAATTGATTTTGAATCTTTCTGCACAAAAAATATAAATTTTAAGTCAGGCGCGGAAGTTCTTGAAAAATACGGAGCTTATGCGATTGCAAAAAGTTTTGCTTCGGAAACTGCGGCGGAAATTCATTCAGAAGAAAAATTAACTTTACAAGAAGAGCCGGAAGAAAAAAAAGTTCTGTCGGTAAAGCAAAATGAAGGCGACTACAAGCCTTGCACAAATCTTGACGAGCTGAAAAGTTTTGCGCAGAGCATTTTGGAATCCGCGGAAAAAATTGTGGCGTTTGACACAGAAACCGACAGCCTGAATACGCACGAGGCGAATCTTGTTGGTTTTAGTCTGAGCGTTGAAAAAGGAAAGGGAATTTATGTTCCTGTTATTTTGAGCGGCGGAATGTTTGCTCCGGAGACGATTTCTAAAAAAGACTGTCTTGCTGTTCTTGAAAAACTTTTTGCAGAAAAAGAACTTACGCTTGTAATGCACAATGGAAAATTTGACCTTGAAGTTCTTGCCGCAAACGGAATGAGTGCAAAAACTGAATGTAAAATTTTTGACACGATGATTGCCGCATGGCTTTTGAATCCTGCCGCTTCTGGAAAATCTCCGTACAGCCTTGAATTTCTTGCGGAAACAAAGCTTGGGCTTAAAGGAATTGAGTTCAAGGACATTGTTCAGAAGAACCAGACTTTTGCGGATGTTCCTTTGGAGAAGGCTTTTAAGTACGGCGCGGAAGATTCTGATTTTACGTTGCAGCTTTATTATCTTTTAAAAGATGAAATAAAAAAATCAAATCTTGAAAAGCTTTTTTATGAAATGGAAATGAAAGTTCTTCCGATTCTTGTTTCCATGGAAATTCAGGGAATCCATCTGGATAAGAAAAAACTGAATGAGTATAAAGATGAGCTTGCAGTTTTGATTTCAGAAAAGGAAAAAGAAATTTACAAAGAGGCCGGCTGCGAATTTAACATTGCCTCTCCAAAGCAGCTTCAAGAAATTTTATTTGAAAAACGAAATCTTCCTCATGGTAAAAAAACGAAGACTGGCTACAGCACAGATACAGCCGTTCTTGAAGAGCTTGTGTTTTCTACAAATGATCCTCTTCCAAAAATGATTCTTGATTACCGTTCGTACACAAAACTTCAAAGCACTTATGTTGAAGCATTGCCTTTGCTGGCGGACAAGAACGGCAGAATCCATACTTCGTTTTTGCAGACGGGAACTGCCACAGGTCGTCTTTCAAGCCGCGATCCAAATTTGCAGAACATTCCGGTGCGCGACGAGTCTGGAAGAAGAATTCGTTCTGCGTTTACAGCTGTGCCTGGAACAGTTCTTATTTCCGCGGATTATTCTCAAATTGAACTTGTTGTTCTTGCGCATTTGAGTGGCGATAAAAATCTTTGCTCTGCGTTTATAAATGGAATCGATGTCCATAAATCTACAGCCGCATTGATTTACGGAATTTCCCCAGAGCAAGTAAAGCCTGAGCAACGACGTTTTGCAAAGACTGTAAACTTCGGTGTGATGTACGGAATGAGCGCGTTTCGTCTTGCAAATGAACTGAACATAAGCCGGACTGAAGCAAAGAATTTCATTGACCAATATTTTTCAACGTATTCCGATGTTAAAAAATTTCTTGATGAAACAAAACGCATGGCAAGAGAAAACGGCTATGTTGAAACGATTACCGGGCGCAGACGTTATATCCCGGAAATAAAAAGCTCAAGCAAAATTGTGCTTCAGGGAGCTGAAAGAATTGCGATAAATACTCCGATTCAGGGAAGCGCGGCTGATATTGTAAAAACTGCGATGATAAAAGTTCAGGCTGCATTGGAAAAATCCGGCACGGGCGCAAAGATGCTTTTGCAGGTTCACGATGAATTGATTTTTGAATGCCCGGAAGACAATGCGGGAAATGCAATTTCAATTATTCAGCGCGAAATGGAAAATGCCGTTCAGCTGAAAATTCCATTGCGTGTGAGTGTTGAGCGCGGAAAAAACTGGGGAGAATTCCACTGA